From a single Okeanomitos corallinicola TIOX110 genomic region:
- a CDS encoding protoglobin domain-containing protein, with protein sequence MTIEPTAFMSKMEKRIGFTPEDKSVLNSHADWGQGIASTMADHFYAYLGRDEEMSAILKEKEGRMHRLHETFIQWFHQMFTGMDNWGKEYADCRWHIGLVHVKIGIAPQHVVPAMAVVVHEVGKQLKVDGKSDELQAALGRICMIDLAFIEQAYVEVSSSAVLRETGWSEALFKRLIATGASSM encoded by the coding sequence ATGACTATCGAACCTACCGCTTTTATGTCCAAAATGGAAAAAAGAATTGGTTTTACCCCTGAAGATAAATCTGTTCTTAATTCCCATGCAGATTGGGGTCAAGGAATTGCTTCCACAATGGCTGATCACTTCTATGCTTATTTAGGACGTGATGAAGAAATGAGTGCCATATTAAAAGAAAAAGAAGGACGAATGCACCGCCTCCACGAAACATTTATTCAATGGTTTCATCAAATGTTTACTGGCATGGATAATTGGGGTAAAGAATATGCTGATTGTCGTTGGCATATTGGACTTGTTCACGTCAAAATCGGCATTGCACCTCAGCACGTAGTTCCAGCTATGGCGGTGGTTGTCCATGAAGTTGGTAAACAATTAAAAGTTGATGGTAAATCGGATGAATTACAGGCGGCTTTAGGTAGAATTTGTATGATTGATTTGGCTTTTATTGAGCAAGCTTATGTAGAAGTTTCCTCCTCTGCTGTACTGAGAGAAACTGGCTGGTCAGAAGCTTTATTTAAACGTCTTATTGCTACTGGTGCATCTTCTATGTAG
- the gntT gene encoding guanitoxin biosynthesis MATE family efflux transporter GntT yields MAFVLPNSYNFLPRFYRLASVSMLSNMMIPLAGLVDIAFLGHLADIRHLAGVILGTILFDYLYRVLKFMRSSTNALTAQAAGLDQPQEVLLAGLRSGLIALMLGLFILLLQYPIQKFGFFVLSGSPDIEASGVDYFNGRIWGAPAVLINFVLFGWFLGREMNGVVLLMSIVANGANVLLDYLMIVKWGWESMGAGLATALSQYLGLFVGLLGVVLTIQWQVFLAAIKELFDWVAIKKTVVLKSNILIRFLVLISVYSIFTNLSAGMGKTVLAENGLLLQIALLSQFTVQGVGVTTQTLTGNFKSKGNQAQMIPLLIASILSALAIALIFVFISVVFPEQVFGLLTNHPEINNNITDYTIWLLPVLVITAITFMLEGYFIGLKEAVILRNAVLLAFFIGFTPLALAAWYFQNNHLLWGTLVSYMATLMVVLAVQVPQTLNHSSEKIKELNSGV; encoded by the coding sequence ATGGCTTTTGTATTACCTAATTCATACAATTTCTTACCTCGGTTCTATCGGTTAGCAAGTGTTAGTATGCTTTCTAACATGATGATACCTTTGGCGGGTTTAGTGGATATTGCCTTTTTAGGACATTTGGCAGATATTCGCCATTTAGCTGGGGTGATTTTAGGAACTATCCTATTCGACTATTTATACCGAGTTTTAAAGTTTATGCGGTCTAGTACCAACGCGCTAACAGCCCAAGCAGCGGGACTTGATCAACCTCAAGAAGTTTTACTAGCGGGATTACGCAGTGGTTTAATAGCTTTGATGTTAGGTTTATTTATTCTGCTGTTGCAATATCCCATCCAGAAATTTGGTTTTTTTGTGTTGAGTGGTTCTCCAGATATTGAAGCTTCTGGAGTTGATTATTTTAATGGGAGAATTTGGGGCGCACCTGCGGTTTTAATCAATTTTGTACTGTTTGGTTGGTTTTTAGGCCGGGAAATGAATGGTGTCGTTCTATTGATGTCTATTGTAGCTAATGGTGCTAATGTTTTGCTTGACTATCTCATGATTGTGAAGTGGGGTTGGGAAAGTATGGGTGCGGGTTTGGCTACTGCTTTAAGTCAGTATTTGGGTTTATTTGTTGGTTTGCTGGGGGTAGTTTTAACTATTCAATGGCAGGTTTTTTTAGCTGCTATTAAAGAATTGTTTGACTGGGTAGCTATTAAGAAAACTGTGGTGTTAAAAAGTAATATTTTGATTAGATTTTTAGTTTTGATTTCTGTTTATTCTATTTTTACTAATTTAAGTGCAGGAATGGGAAAAACAGTTCTGGCTGAAAATGGGTTACTTTTACAAATTGCACTTTTAAGTCAGTTTACTGTCCAAGGTGTAGGCGTGACTACACAAACTTTGACTGGTAATTTTAAGAGTAAGGGAAATCAAGCACAGATGATACCTTTGCTGATTGCATCTATATTATCAGCTTTGGCGATCGCCCTCATTTTTGTTTTTATATCAGTTGTTTTTCCCGAACAGGTTTTTGGACTATTAACTAATCATCCAGAAATTAATAACAATATCACTGATTATACAATTTGGTTGTTACCTGTTTTAGTAATTACAGCAATCACATTTATGTTGGAAGGTTATTTTATCGGTTTGAAGGAAGCTGTAATTTTACGAAATGCCGTATTATTAGCTTTCTTCATTGGTTTTACCCCTCTAGCGCTCGCCGCTTGGTACTTCCAAAATAACCATCTGCTTTGGGGAACTCTTGTTTCTTATATGGCAACTCTGATGGTGGTTTTGGCAGTACAAGTACCTCAAACTTTGAATCATAGCAGTGAGAAAATCAAGGAATTAAATTCAGGGGTTTAG
- a CDS encoding P pilus assembly/Cpx signaling pathway, periplasmic inhibitor/zinc-resistance associated protein — protein MKVKTLSLIAAAFAVTLTATPFIAQAQEASPSRQPGKEYRQKGGWEKLGLTEAQKNKIMEIRGNARAEMQKVFTTEQKEQLRAMMQERRNEVSQGRKRGWKKNAFAELNLTEAQKTKMQEIKESSKQQMEAVLTPAQLKQLQEMKQNRELRRQQRNNK, from the coding sequence ATGAAAGTCAAAACATTATCATTAATAGCTGCTGCATTTGCTGTAACTTTAACTGCAACTCCTTTTATAGCACAAGCACAAGAAGCGTCTCCTTCCCGTCAACCTGGTAAAGAATATCGTCAAAAAGGTGGTTGGGAAAAATTAGGACTCACGGAAGCACAAAAAAATAAAATTATGGAAATTCGTGGTAATGCTCGTGCAGAAATGCAAAAAGTTTTCACTACAGAACAAAAAGAACAGTTAAGAGCTATGATGCAGGAGCGTCGAAATGAAGTTTCTCAAGGTAGAAAAAGAGGTTGGAAGAAAAATGCCTTTGCTGAGTTGAATTTAACTGAAGCACAAAAAACTAAAATGCAGGAAATTAAAGAGTCATCAAAACAGCAAATGGAAGCTGTTCTTACTCCTGCACAATTAAAACAACTCCAGGAAATGAAACAGAATAGAGAGTTACGTCGTCAACAACGTAATAATAAATAA
- the sipA gene encoding regulatory protein SipA produces MSQEFPIGSKVRVIALPPYIKTADPMPMLRPPNVVSIGEEGIVIDRRPGGYWGIRFARGNFLIDSQYIENAENSVISNSESE; encoded by the coding sequence ATGTCTCAAGAATTTCCCATTGGTAGTAAAGTCCGTGTCATCGCTCTACCACCTTACATCAAAACCGCCGACCCCATGCCTATGTTACGCCCTCCCAATGTAGTTAGCATTGGCGAAGAGGGTATAGTTATTGACCGTCGCCCTGGCGGATACTGGGGTATACGCTTTGCTAGGGGTAATTTCCTCATAGATAGTCAATATATCGAAAATGCAGAAAATTCTGTCATATCTAATTCAGAATCGGAATAA
- a CDS encoding ATP/GTP-binding protein produces the protein MEIMRLIVTGSVGAGKSTFIRSVSEIEVVDTDTRATDETALLKQKTTVAFDFGRLQFGPDMALHLYGTPGQSRFDFMWDILIRKAHAYIVLIAAHRAREFRYARKILSFMEARADIPMILGLTHTDSPGAWSEEDVYLAMGYVEEEARPPMVRVNPNERDSVAEAVIALVQHLMESCAV, from the coding sequence ATGGAGATTATGCGTTTAATTGTCACAGGATCAGTAGGAGCAGGAAAATCAACTTTTATCAGATCCGTCAGTGAAATTGAAGTAGTAGATACAGATACCCGTGCCACCGATGAAACAGCGTTATTAAAACAAAAAACAACAGTTGCCTTTGACTTTGGACGCTTACAATTTGGACCGGATATGGCGTTACATCTGTATGGTACACCTGGTCAATCTCGCTTTGATTTCATGTGGGATATTTTAATTCGTAAAGCTCATGCCTATATCGTATTAATAGCAGCCCATAGAGCCAGAGAATTTCGTTATGCCCGTAAAATTCTCAGCTTTATGGAAGCCAGAGCAGATATTCCCATGATACTTGGTCTTACCCATACAGATTCTCCGGGAGCTTGGTCAGAGGAAGACGTGTACTTGGCAATGGGATATGTAGAAGAAGAAGCAAGACCTCCCATGGTCAGAGTTAACCCTAATGAAAGAGACTCCGTAGCTGAAGCTGTAATTGCTCTAGTCCAACATTTAATGGAAAGTTGTGCAGTTTAA
- a CDS encoding roadblock/LC7 domain-containing protein, producing the protein MAINTEKLGMVLQNFVASTTDVQGAALVTPDGLPLGASLPGGMDEERVSAMSASMLSLGERIGLELARGTIDRIFVEGDQGFGILTGCGEDAVLLVLASAKAKQGVLMLEIKRVLTELKLILV; encoded by the coding sequence ATGGCAATTAACACAGAAAAACTGGGTATGGTTTTGCAAAACTTTGTAGCTTCTACAACAGATGTTCAAGGTGCAGCACTTGTTACTCCCGATGGTTTACCTTTAGGTGCAAGTTTACCCGGCGGAATGGACGAAGAAAGAGTATCAGCAATGTCAGCATCTATGCTTTCTTTAGGTGAAAGAATAGGTTTGGAACTAGCCAGAGGCACAATTGATCGAATCTTTGTAGAAGGAGATCAAGGCTTTGGTATTCTAACTGGTTGTGGTGAAGATGCCGTACTACTAGTTTTGGCTAGTGCAAAAGCTAAACAAGGGGTATTAATGTTAGAAATTAAACGAGTTCTGACAGAACTAAAACTAATTTTAGTCTAA
- a CDS encoding sensor histidine kinase, with product MSRPIQFNNHPFRFLLYLEWVLLGLSASVVIISPPSTRFPVQFPELTIISLIIFGFMGLRLPTSNNVAKVIYTALEVLLILIAGYSGGKIARLFPFFYLILVTRSCLIFKLPGRLTITLLSFILFLFTLRERLPPHRLPPAAQERFRFFSFVFTVLFALGLVFVLLLMNAVLSERESRDKLASANEKLRQYALQIENQATLEERNRIAREIHDSLGHSLTALNLQLETALKLSKSDIPRAMTFLATAKELGSKALQDVRQSVSTMRTQALQEKSLANSVGILAADFQHSTGVLVNCQIDLKDPVPIEMNTPIYRIIQESMTNISKYAQASTVNLELISDTDSIQLIIEDNGRGFNIEQNTTGFGLQSMRDRTLALNGEFNIISARNAGCKIKVAIPLNR from the coding sequence ATGTCTCGTCCTATTCAATTTAATAATCATCCCTTTCGGTTTCTGCTTTATTTAGAGTGGGTATTACTAGGACTTTCAGCATCAGTAGTAATTATCTCCCCTCCATCAACTCGTTTTCCAGTACAATTTCCAGAATTAACTATTATTAGTTTAATTATATTTGGTTTCATGGGTTTAAGATTACCCACGAGTAATAACGTAGCTAAAGTTATATATACTGCATTGGAAGTATTATTAATATTAATTGCTGGTTATTCTGGGGGTAAAATTGCCAGACTTTTTCCCTTTTTCTATTTAATTTTAGTCACTCGTAGTTGTTTGATTTTTAAACTACCAGGTCGTTTAACAATTACTTTATTGTCTTTTATTTTATTCTTATTCACCCTCAGAGAACGCCTACCACCCCATCGTTTACCACCAGCAGCACAAGAAAGATTTAGGTTCTTTAGTTTTGTATTCACTGTTTTATTCGCTTTGGGTTTAGTGTTTGTATTATTGTTAATGAATGCCGTATTATCTGAACGGGAAAGTCGAGATAAATTGGCCAGCGCTAACGAAAAACTCCGTCAATATGCCCTACAAATTGAAAATCAAGCTACCTTAGAAGAACGTAACCGCATCGCTAGAGAAATTCATGATTCCCTGGGACATTCTTTAACTGCTTTAAATTTGCAACTAGAAACTGCTTTAAAACTTTCTAAATCTGATATACCCAGAGCTATGACATTTTTAGCAACAGCTAAAGAACTGGGTTCAAAAGCTCTCCAGGATGTGCGTCAATCTGTTTCTACTATGAGGACACAAGCTTTACAAGAAAAATCTTTGGCAAATTCTGTTGGTATTTTAGCAGCAGATTTTCAACATTCTACTGGTGTTTTAGTTAATTGTCAAATTGACTTAAAAGACCCTGTTCCCATAGAAATGAATACCCCCATTTATCGGATAATTCAAGAGTCAATGACAAATATTTCTAAATATGCCCAAGCTTCAACTGTTAATCTAGAATTAATTAGTGATACAGATAGTATTCAATTAATTATTGAAGATAATGGTAGAGGTTTTAATATAGAGCAAAATACCACTGGTTTTGGTTTACAAAGTATGCGCGATCGCACCTTAGCATTAAATGGAGAATTCAACATCATATCTGCTCGTAACGCTGGATGTAAAATTAAAGTTGCAATTCCTTTAAATAGGTAA
- a CDS encoding response regulator transcription factor, with amino-acid sequence MIKVLLVDDQSLIRQGLRALLELETDLEIVAEAENGEVAINLVEKFQPDVVLMDMRMPIMDGVATTKEIQNRFPETKVLVLTTFDDQEYVKAALKNGAMGYLLKDTPSEELAAAIRAVEKGYSQLGPGIVNKLLTQFPPNTTKQISNIPPGLSELTPREKEVLQLIATGASNREIAQTLYISEGTVKNHVTNILNRLDLRDRTQAAILANTFLSSL; translated from the coding sequence ATGATTAAAGTTTTACTGGTAGATGATCAAAGTTTAATCCGTCAAGGTTTACGAGCATTATTAGAATTAGAAACCGACTTAGAAATAGTTGCAGAAGCAGAAAATGGAGAAGTTGCCATTAATTTAGTAGAAAAATTCCAGCCTGATGTCGTCCTCATGGATATGAGAATGCCAATTATGGATGGAGTTGCTACTACAAAAGAAATTCAAAACCGCTTCCCAGAAACGAAAGTCTTAGTCTTAACTACTTTTGATGATCAAGAATATGTTAAAGCTGCATTAAAAAATGGTGCAATGGGTTATTTACTCAAAGATACACCCTCAGAAGAGTTAGCCGCTGCTATTCGTGCAGTGGAAAAAGGATATTCTCAACTTGGTCCAGGTATAGTTAATAAACTCTTAACTCAATTCCCACCGAATACAACCAAGCAAATATCAAATATCCCCCCAGGTTTATCAGAGTTAACACCTAGAGAAAAAGAAGTATTACAACTAATTGCTACAGGTGCTAGTAACCGAGAAATTGCCCAGACGCTTTACATTTCTGAGGGAACAGTTAAAAATCATGTTACAAACATCTTAAATCGTTTAGACTTGCGCGATCGCACTCAAGCAGCTATTCTGGCAAATACATTTTTATCCTCTTTATGA
- a CDS encoding transposase, translating to MQVVERHIIQRNHPHYQEIDKLCFAAKNLYNYANFHIRQSFIFTQKYLDYNCLAKQLKGTEPYQALPAKVAQQVLLGLHRNWLSFFAAITAYASDKSKFLGRPKLPKYKHKEKGRHLLVYTAQAVSKPQMKSGLIHLSQTQIHIPTKVDYCYLNQVRIVPKIDHYVVEVVYEKEETDYGLDPNSIAAIDLGIDNLATLTSNQPGFIPVLVSGRIIKSINRYYNQRKANLQSLLPAHQKTSKRLQSLTKKRNFRVDDYLHKASRLIINHLVKCGIGTLVIGQNPLWKQNGNLGSRNNQNFVCIPHTRFVQQLSYKAKLVGINVLVSEESYTSVASFLDQDVIPTYGKVDSKEVKFSGRRIKTKLYRAGNGLLIHADVNGSLNILRKVVPTAFSLGIGGVVVRPVGVIPGK from the coding sequence ATGCAAGTAGTCGAGCGGCATATCATTCAAAGAAATCATCCCCATTATCAGGAGATTGATAAATTGTGTTTTGCTGCCAAAAACCTCTACAATTATGCTAACTTCCATATTCGCCAAAGTTTCATCTTTACTCAAAAATATCTTGACTACAATTGTTTAGCAAAACAATTAAAAGGGACAGAACCATACCAGGCCTTACCAGCGAAAGTTGCCCAACAAGTATTATTAGGATTACATCGCAACTGGTTAAGTTTTTTTGCAGCAATTACAGCTTATGCCTCAGATAAATCTAAATTTTTAGGTAGACCGAAATTACCCAAATATAAACACAAAGAAAAAGGTAGACATTTATTAGTTTACACAGCCCAAGCAGTGAGTAAACCCCAAATGAAATCTGGGTTGATTCATCTGTCACAAACACAGATTCACATTCCTACAAAAGTAGACTATTGTTATCTCAATCAAGTAAGAATTGTCCCCAAGATTGACCATTATGTAGTAGAAGTTGTCTATGAAAAAGAGGAAACAGATTATGGTTTAGACCCTAATTCCATAGCAGCGATTGATTTAGGCATAGATAATCTAGCAACCTTAACATCAAACCAGCCGGGATTTATACCAGTTCTGGTTTCCGGGCGGATTATCAAATCAATTAATCGTTATTATAATCAAAGAAAAGCCAATTTACAATCTTTACTACCTGCACATCAAAAGACCTCTAAACGACTACAAAGTTTAACTAAAAAACGGAATTTTCGAGTAGATGATTATCTGCATAAAGCCAGTCGCTTAATTATTAACCATTTAGTCAAGTGTGGGATTGGGACTTTAGTAATAGGTCAAAATCCATTGTGGAAACAGAATGGGAATTTGGGCAGTAGAAATAATCAAAACTTTGTTTGTATTCCCCATACTCGGTTTGTACAGCAGTTGAGTTATAAAGCGAAATTAGTGGGGATAAATGTATTGGTTTCTGAGGAGTCTTACACTAGTGTAGCTTCTTTTTTAGACCAAGATGTGATTCCTACTTATGGCAAAGTTGACTCGAAAGAAGTTAAATTTAGTGGTCGCAGAATCAAAACTAAACTTTATAGAGCAGGTAATGGTTTATTGATTCATGCTGATGTCAATGGTAGTTTGAATATTTTACGTAAAGTAGTCCCGACAGCTTTTAGTCTAGGGATAGGGGGCGTTGTAGTTCGCCCCGTCGGGGTTATTCCCGGCAAATGA
- a CDS encoding hydrocarbon-binding protein — protein MSETLRPQLGDFSSIVCFKSLITGIEDVLGEKATAIALIAAGRTRGKKLAESLGLSGGLDSLDQAQAQLSQALGKEGTRLCIINKIITEGDTIKVYTSETVCSAGEAPDSQRKCTFTLGAAWGALEQILGQRFRGTHTDSVLRGGTYDVFEFTPM, from the coding sequence ATGTCAGAAACACTAAGACCACAACTCGGAGATTTCAGCAGTATTGTTTGTTTTAAATCATTAATTACTGGCATAGAAGATGTTTTAGGAGAAAAAGCCACAGCCATTGCTCTTATTGCAGCTGGCAGAACAAGAGGCAAAAAACTAGCTGAAAGTTTGGGTTTATCAGGAGGTTTAGACTCTTTAGATCAAGCACAAGCTCAGTTATCCCAAGCATTAGGTAAAGAGGGAACTAGACTTTGCATCATTAATAAAATTATTACAGAGGGTGATACGATTAAAGTATATACATCCGAAACCGTTTGTTCCGCAGGTGAAGCACCAGATTCTCAACGTAAATGTACCTTTACATTGGGTGCAGCTTGGGGAGCATTAGAACAAATACTCGGCCAACGATTCCGGGGAACACATACTGATTCTGTACTCAGAGGCGGTACTTACGATGTATTTGAATTTACACCAATGTAA
- a CDS encoding DUF4388 domain-containing protein encodes MTITGNFADFSLPELLQFLDQGKKTGILYIEFCSDENNKSKKQIYYIWLHQGRVVAASERLDKQGLTLMIAQRGWISERVISRVTQISSCFINSPLGLCLKSQGLLQSEQLKLLFNAQVLRPVCALFQIKDALFKFEPIPTLPIAEMTGLSMSATEVILIGLRALREWSALEEKLPDPTSGLTGLMVRQPKLHLNAQEWQVWEFVNGQVSLQHIANQLTIPIATVQQIAFRLIVVGLAEEYFMVAAAPNSFTLEDPLSHPTATISFPEPLQENVSVSRSTEKSDKSDKPEKPPVSQSFLKSLVGFLRSKTI; translated from the coding sequence ATGACTATCACTGGTAACTTCGCCGATTTTTCCCTACCAGAATTACTCCAGTTTTTAGACCAAGGGAAAAAAACCGGAATCCTTTACATTGAATTTTGCTCAGATGAAAATAATAAATCTAAAAAGCAGATTTATTATATTTGGCTACATCAAGGTCGTGTGGTAGCTGCTTCTGAAAGGTTAGATAAACAAGGTTTAACATTAATGATTGCCCAAAGGGGTTGGATTAGCGAACGAGTAATATCTAGAGTTACCCAAATTTCTTCTTGTTTTATTAACTCGCCACTAGGATTATGTTTAAAATCTCAGGGACTGCTACAATCAGAACAACTAAAACTTTTATTTAATGCCCAAGTTTTGCGTCCTGTTTGTGCATTATTCCAAATTAAAGATGCTCTGTTTAAATTTGAGCCAATACCAACATTACCTATAGCGGAAATGACTGGTTTGAGTATGTCTGCAACAGAGGTCATATTAATTGGTTTGCGTGCGTTGCGAGAGTGGAGTGCTTTAGAAGAAAAACTCCCAGATCCCACTTCCGGTTTAACTGGTTTAATGGTCAGACAACCCAAATTACATTTAAATGCTCAAGAATGGCAAGTTTGGGAATTTGTGAATGGGCAAGTTTCTTTACAGCATATTGCTAATCAACTGACAATCCCCATCGCAACTGTACAACAAATTGCCTTCCGATTGATAGTAGTGGGTTTGGCAGAAGAGTATTTTATGGTTGCTGCTGCACCAAATTCTTTTACTCTAGAAGATCCTCTTTCTCATCCTACTGCTACAATTTCTTTTCCAGAACCATTGCAGGAAAATGTATCTGTAAGTAGAAGTACAGAAAAGTCAGACAAATCAGATAAACCAGAAAAGCCTCCTGTTAGCCAATCTTTCCTAAAAAGTTTAGTTGGTTTTTTAAGAAGTAAAACAATTTAA
- a CDS encoding DICT sensory domain-containing protein: MSISTSVLSDLLQSLPYLRPQLYFKASLTALSHAMEDQVLATNLDGPLIIASFQRERFYRQEAHRYKRLSRRSNQIYVLSAPETEFAHSSDDYEKVAFEPDDALSQEWHLVVIADNYATCLVCQESQGSIAKNKQIPENTPGLDMDTARRFEGIWTSDRGVSLKAAELLLARIQVYRPDLAEKINQVRQRFGIGKTSKNSKKAKIPSGYAGDIDTDPFVQRLVTYLQASQYKLHKAYRSITAQARKERLINSISMAIRRSLDPQAVLEIAAQELGQHLAADRCLIYRAQATDDQAIIEHEFLNPGVMSVQGQAWELGNNPLFQEITQHSEGVCIADTLTDERVKNSAALSLIVKKFSIRSWLIEPVFSQGRLIGIVELHYCHSPTSAWQPGELDLVKAIANQISAALIQAEAFANLEELNQQLEALDRTRRNLIAITGHELRTPLSTIQVCLESLATEPDMPLELREVMLSTALSDSERMRKLVQDFLTLSNLESGRVEWHPESLTLQECVELSLSRVRTRASTENIPEIKTQLADTLPLIKADGDWLVEVLAKLIDNACKFTPSQGEITIKAHRNGHQMVKVTVADTGRGIETNRLEIVFDRFYQEEGALRRTAGGTGLGLAICRQIVKGWNGKIWAESAGKDQGSKFHFTIPISPGT, encoded by the coding sequence ATGAGCATTTCGACTTCTGTGTTGAGTGATTTGCTACAGTCACTACCTTACTTACGGCCTCAGTTATATTTCAAGGCTTCACTAACTGCTCTTTCCCATGCCATGGAAGATCAGGTTTTAGCGACTAACTTGGACGGCCCGCTGATTATTGCTAGTTTTCAGCGAGAGCGATTCTATCGTCAAGAAGCTCATCGCTACAAACGCCTTTCCCGTAGAAGTAATCAAATATATGTATTATCTGCACCAGAAACAGAGTTTGCTCATAGCTCCGATGACTATGAAAAAGTAGCTTTTGAACCAGATGATGCTTTAAGTCAAGAGTGGCATTTAGTAGTAATTGCTGATAACTATGCTACCTGTTTGGTGTGTCAAGAAAGCCAAGGTTCAATCGCTAAAAATAAGCAAATACCAGAAAACACCCCTGGTTTAGATATGGATACGGCGCGAAGATTTGAAGGGATTTGGACTTCGGACAGAGGTGTTAGTCTCAAAGCCGCAGAATTATTATTAGCAAGAATTCAGGTTTATCGGCCAGATTTAGCGGAAAAAATTAATCAAGTACGCCAAAGGTTTGGCATAGGTAAAACTAGCAAGAACTCTAAAAAGGCAAAAATACCCAGTGGATATGCTGGTGATATTGATACTGACCCTTTTGTACAGAGATTGGTAACTTACTTGCAAGCTAGTCAATATAAATTACACAAAGCCTATCGTTCTATTACTGCTCAGGCCAGGAAAGAAAGGTTGATCAATTCCATCAGTATGGCCATTAGGCGATCGCTTGATCCACAAGCTGTTCTAGAAATCGCTGCTCAAGAACTAGGACAACACCTAGCCGCAGATCGTTGTTTAATTTATCGCGCTCAAGCTACTGATGATCAAGCTATCATTGAACATGAATTTTTGAATCCCGGTGTGATGTCTGTCCAAGGACAAGCTTGGGAGTTAGGCAACAATCCTTTATTTCAAGAAATCACACAACACAGTGAAGGGGTTTGTATTGCTGATACTCTGACCGATGAACGGGTGAAAAATTCTGCTGCACTTTCCTTGATAGTTAAAAAATTTAGCATTCGCTCTTGGTTAATAGAACCTGTATTTTCCCAAGGACGATTGATTGGAATTGTAGAATTACATTATTGTCATTCACCCACCTCAGCTTGGCAACCAGGGGAATTAGATTTAGTCAAGGCGATCGCCAACCAAATCAGTGCCGCCCTCATTCAAGCCGAAGCTTTTGCTAATTTAGAAGAACTCAACCAACAGCTAGAAGCCTTAGATCGTACTCGTCGTAATCTCATCGCTATCACAGGTCACGAGCTACGTACCCCCCTATCTACCATTCAAGTTTGTCTAGAAAGTCTAGCCACTGAACCAGATATGCCCCTAGAGTTACGAGAGGTAATGCTGAGTACCGCCCTTTCTGACTCGGAAAGAATGCGAAAACTGGTACAAGATTTCCTCACCCTCTCTAACTTAGAAAGTGGTCGGGTGGAATGGCATCCAGAATCTTTAACTTTACAAGAATGTGTAGAATTATCCCTGAGCAGAGTCCGTACACGAGCATCAACGGAAAATATACCAGAAATTAAAACTCAACTTGCGGACACTTTACCATTAATCAAAGCTGATGGTGACTGGTTAGTAGAGGTACTAGCAAAACTCATTGACAATGCTTGTAAATTTACACCCTCCCAAGGAGAAATTACCATCAAAGCCCACCGTAACGGTCATCAAATGGTAAAAGTAACCGTTGCAGACACTGGACGAGGTATTGAAACCAACCGTCTAGAAATAGTTTTTGACCGCTTTTATCAAGAAGAGGGAGCTTTAAGACGGACTGCTGGCGGGACTGGATTAGGTCTAGCTATTTGTCGGCAGATAGTCAAAGGCTGGAATGGCAAAATTTGGGCAGAGTCTGCTGGCAAGGATCAAGGTAGTAAATTTCATTTTACTATTCCTATTTCTCCAGGTACTTAA